Proteins from one Dysgonomonas sp. HDW5A genomic window:
- a CDS encoding FecR family protein — MDNILTNQFFKLINRFFEKRYSKNLEDKVHHWLISPENSQEKQKAMRQQWDSLSNIEDLSSQLEFEKIKKVLGFSENKRKIQFSNYLPRVAAVLLPLILFAGIYFLDKRENKDSDMPMTVLTVPYGKHEEAKLACGSEIWINSGSEITYNENPADTVRTVNLKGEAYFSVMRQNDVPFIVRTEYLDVKVLGTKFNVSAYPDEESTVVTLNKGSIAIRTIDNQDYMLKPNQQLVYNNKTKQVVIQDLDVNIAKDIADWTIGKMAFNNETLKDIVTVFERKFNVDVEVDSNVDLNRRYTVTIDEGDNLKEIIEIFGCFDSSLSYKIENNKVYISNNKTE, encoded by the coding sequence ATGGACAACATACTAACTAACCAATTTTTTAAGCTTATAAATCGATTCTTTGAGAAAAGATACTCTAAGAATCTAGAAGATAAGGTACATCATTGGCTGATTAGCCCGGAGAATTCTCAAGAGAAGCAAAAAGCGATGCGTCAACAGTGGGACTCTTTAAGTAACATTGAGGATTTATCATCTCAACTAGAATTCGAAAAAATAAAGAAAGTGTTAGGGTTTAGTGAAAATAAGAGGAAGATACAATTTTCTAATTATTTACCTCGTGTAGCAGCAGTGCTTTTGCCTTTAATTCTATTTGCAGGAATATATTTTTTAGATAAAAGAGAAAACAAAGACAGCGATATGCCTATGACTGTGCTTACTGTACCTTATGGCAAACATGAGGAAGCAAAGCTTGCTTGTGGTTCTGAAATTTGGATTAATTCGGGTAGTGAAATAACTTATAATGAAAACCCGGCTGATACTGTAAGGACTGTCAATCTGAAAGGAGAAGCTTACTTCTCGGTGATGAGACAGAATGATGTTCCATTTATAGTTCGCACAGAATATCTGGATGTTAAAGTTCTCGGAACCAAGTTTAATGTATCAGCATATCCGGATGAAGAGTCAACCGTTGTAACACTCAATAAAGGATCCATAGCTATCCGTACTATTGACAATCAGGATTATATGCTAAAACCGAATCAACAATTAGTATATAATAATAAGACCAAGCAGGTGGTAATACAAGACCTCGATGTTAATATCGCTAAGGATATTGCTGATTGGACTATAGGAAAGATGGCTTTTAACAACGAAACGCTAAAAGATATTGTAACGGTGTTTGAGCGTAAGTTTAATGTCGATGTCGAAGTTGATAGTAATGTAGACCTCAATAGAAGATATACAGTTACGATAGATGAAGGTGATAACTTAAAAGAAATAATAGAGATTTTTGGATGCTTTGACAGTAGTTTATCTTATAAAATAGAGAACAATAAAGTATACATAAGTAACAATAAAACAGAATAA
- a CDS encoding RNA polymerase sigma-70 factor — translation MNNQLTDRLIEDLKGGDHKAYESIFMTYFPKVKYYINGFVKSIDIAEELTQNVFLKIWENRQSLIISVKGFDSYVFTIAYRQTIDYIRSKQVRESFYNDQMIQQPDTVCTEDEYIAEETRLLVEMEIENMPEKCRKIYKMSRNEGIPNYKIAEQLNVSQRTVENQLSLAMKKIKAILGLFC, via the coding sequence ATGAATAACCAATTAACAGACAGATTAATAGAAGACTTGAAAGGAGGTGATCACAAAGCATACGAAAGTATATTTATGACCTATTTTCCGAAAGTGAAATATTATATAAACGGCTTTGTTAAATCAATAGACATTGCCGAAGAGTTAACACAGAATGTGTTTCTAAAGATATGGGAGAATCGCCAATCTCTGATAATATCAGTGAAAGGATTCGATTCTTATGTTTTTACTATCGCTTATCGGCAAACCATTGATTATATACGAAGTAAGCAAGTGCGAGAATCATTTTATAACGATCAGATGATTCAGCAGCCGGATACAGTTTGCACTGAAGATGAATATATAGCAGAAGAAACAAGATTGCTGGTAGAAATGGAGATAGAGAATATGCCCGAAAAATGCCGGAAAATATACAAAATGAGTAGAAATGAGGGAATTCCTAATTATAAAATAGCTGAGCAATTAAATGTAAGTCAAAGAACGGTCGAAAACCAGTTGAGCTTGGCAATGAAAAAGATCAAGGCTATACTGGGGCTTTTCTGTTGA
- a CDS encoding HAMP domain-containing sensor histidine kinase, with translation MKIRTKIALRITVVITALMLIFVALNYIISTQVRKTEFYVDLKKEGMSRANLYFKAKASNEEMDKVDVWIYDENYGLLYSDAENTSAKPHSRELLDDIRLKKEDLKLNDGKYQTIGFIFSYQKNNYIIITSAYDSYGHAKMSKLAIYLLILSLVSLLSACALGYFLAKSVLKPVAKISNKMKDITANNLHLRLIGYNESDEFGELAGSFNKALDIIEASFESQKMFVSNVSHELQTPLAILIGEIDLALLKDRTLEEYKQTLINSRQDTHKVIIFLNGLLDLAKASYDESKISMSIVRVDEILLDARELVLKGNKEYNIELIFNLEINEDSELTIKGNEYLLRMAFANLMENNCKYSENKTSTVKITSKSKKIILQFSDTGIGIPESEIDHLFTPFYRGSNKNFAQGNGIGLALVKRVITLHKGEITLTSVVGEGTTFRIELS, from the coding sequence ATGAAAATCCGGACTAAAATAGCCCTTCGTATAACAGTTGTCATAACAGCTCTTATGCTCATATTTGTAGCTTTAAACTACATCATATCTACTCAAGTCAGGAAAACGGAGTTCTATGTTGATTTAAAGAAAGAAGGAATGTCCAGAGCTAATCTTTATTTTAAAGCAAAAGCTTCTAACGAAGAGATGGATAAAGTAGATGTCTGGATTTATGATGAAAATTATGGTCTCCTCTATAGTGATGCAGAAAATACAAGTGCAAAACCACATTCTCGCGAATTATTAGATGATATACGGCTCAAAAAAGAAGATCTGAAGCTTAATGACGGGAAATATCAAACTATTGGCTTTATATTTTCGTATCAGAAGAACAACTACATTATAATAACCTCTGCATACGATAGTTATGGACATGCCAAAATGAGTAAACTAGCCATATATCTTTTGATATTGAGTTTAGTTTCGCTTTTATCGGCTTGTGCTTTAGGCTACTTTTTGGCAAAATCGGTATTAAAGCCTGTCGCCAAGATATCCAATAAAATGAAAGACATTACAGCAAATAACCTTCATTTACGTCTTATTGGATATAACGAGAGTGATGAGTTTGGAGAGTTAGCCGGTTCGTTTAATAAGGCTCTGGATATTATAGAAGCATCTTTCGAATCACAGAAGATGTTTGTCAGTAATGTTTCTCACGAGCTACAAACACCTCTGGCTATACTGATTGGAGAAATAGATCTGGCTTTATTAAAAGACCGTACTTTAGAAGAGTATAAGCAAACACTTATCAATTCGCGTCAGGATACCCATAAAGTAATTATATTTCTAAATGGTTTATTAGATCTTGCAAAAGCAAGTTATGACGAGAGTAAGATATCGATGAGCATTGTTCGGGTAGATGAAATACTTTTAGATGCAAGAGAGTTAGTTTTGAAAGGCAATAAGGAATATAACATTGAACTAATTTTCAATCTGGAAATTAATGAAGACTCGGAACTTACCATTAAAGGCAATGAGTATTTATTAAGGATGGCTTTTGCCAACTTAATGGAGAATAATTGCAAATATTCGGAGAATAAAACTTCGACAGTTAAAATCACATCCAAATCAAAAAAAATAATACTACAATTTTCGGATACCGGAATCGGTATTCCTGAAAGTGAAATAGATCATCTGTTTACACCATTCTACAGAGGAAGCAACAAAAATTTCGCACAAGGAAATGGTATCGGATTAGCTCTTGTAAAAAGAGTAATAACTTTACATAAAGGAGAGATCACTCTTACTTCGGTTGTTGGAGAAGGTACTACTTTTCGTATCGAATTAAGCTAA
- a CDS encoding FimB/Mfa2 family fimbrial subunit, producing MKRFNYIPLLFLTLLLPMLNSCIDQKLEDCLPENNGIRIYFTPTAKSYAGTMLNPEEVKDIKLFIFDEKGNYLRTEHDAKPSFSSDYYMTLFLNPGIYTFVSWVNLEKPYNQNEYSTLEEMRVYIEKDNEDIVRTNPHALFQAYETSVNITDQTDQKVRLSLTQDINTINVKTKNFVPVGSNYQMTITARNGIYKFDNSFASNTDEVHYISSMQIGDDSELSGTQNILRLSEERKDPILKIDNPITGVVVYQAKLMELIANINANGTVIDIDNIHVYDILLTFIPMPNPGPPHVGITISINGWVVNEESAEL from the coding sequence ATGAAACGATTTAATTATATACCACTATTATTTTTGACCCTTTTGTTACCAATGCTCAATTCGTGTATTGATCAGAAACTGGAAGACTGTCTTCCAGAAAATAATGGTATTCGTATTTATTTTACCCCCACAGCAAAAAGCTATGCAGGTACAATGCTAAACCCCGAAGAGGTAAAGGATATAAAGTTATTTATATTTGATGAAAAAGGGAATTATTTACGTACAGAGCATGATGCAAAGCCATCGTTTAGTTCTGATTATTATATGACTCTATTCTTAAATCCGGGTATTTACACTTTTGTATCATGGGTAAATCTCGAAAAACCTTACAACCAAAATGAATATTCGACATTGGAAGAGATGCGGGTATACATCGAAAAAGATAATGAGGACATTGTCCGTACAAATCCACATGCCTTGTTTCAGGCTTATGAAACATCAGTAAATATAACAGATCAGACAGATCAGAAAGTAAGATTATCCCTTACTCAAGATATAAATACAATTAATGTAAAAACAAAGAATTTCGTGCCTGTTGGTTCCAATTACCAAATGACTATCACTGCACGTAATGGCATCTATAAATTTGATAATTCATTTGCCTCGAATACAGATGAGGTTCACTATATAAGTTCTATGCAAATAGGAGACGATTCGGAGTTATCCGGTACACAAAATATACTCAGACTGAGCGAAGAACGTAAAGATCCTATACTGAAAATAGATAATCCGATAACAGGGGTTGTAGTGTATCAGGCAAAATTAATGGAACTGATTGCTAATATAAATGCTAATGGAACTGTAATTGATATTGATAATATACATGTATATGATATTCTATTGACTTTTATACCAATGCCTAATCCCGGACCACCACATGTAGGTATTACAATATCTATCAATGGATGGGTTGTTAATGAGGAAAGTGCTGAATTATAA
- a CDS encoding DUF3868 domain-containing protein → MAKVNNMKRLPIFILFILITLGASAKGYTGQITFVSNEVKEVNDSLQIYFKVNIRAGAVNDCSAMYITPQLLSGESVIEFPYLLVSGNKRYNLMERWESLNKHSSQPNAPYATIIAKENTDTLLSYNFKLPYEMWMDSARFVIKQEITGCRNENHLFTFLMNNKVGLKPHTPYQVNTLVAYIEPKAEPKIRKIQGQAYLDFQVGQSVIRSDYRRNPEELAKINELVKDVINDPDIKIKSLFIEGYASPEGSYATNDRLSYARAIALKNYMKSKFGLSESLFRVSNVAEDWDGLKVLIPNSNVTHQDEIIEIIDNTDIFEGRELKLMKLANGVPYRSMLNELFPQLRRVEYQINFMVKDYTLSEAKNLLGKKESQLSQLELFQIAQSFGESNNEFVEILGEIIPKYYPDDQTANNNAAAVQIKNKEFSLAKRTLSEAGTNPSTLNNMAIILLQEGNLDNAEKLFKKALEGGSIEAHHNLRELKLKREDNVKLERYKSK, encoded by the coding sequence ATGGCTAAAGTAAATAATATGAAACGATTACCAATATTTATACTATTCATACTGATTACATTGGGGGCATCAGCAAAAGGATATACAGGGCAAATCACCTTTGTTAGCAACGAAGTTAAGGAGGTAAATGATAGTCTTCAGATATACTTCAAAGTAAATATCCGTGCAGGAGCTGTCAACGATTGCAGTGCTATGTATATAACCCCTCAGTTGCTTTCGGGCGAATCGGTTATTGAATTTCCTTATCTGCTCGTTTCCGGAAATAAGAGATATAACCTGATGGAAAGATGGGAATCATTAAATAAACATAGCTCTCAACCTAATGCGCCCTATGCAACTATTATAGCGAAAGAGAATACAGATACGTTGCTCAGTTATAATTTCAAGCTTCCGTATGAGATGTGGATGGATAGTGCACGTTTTGTGATTAAGCAGGAAATAACAGGATGCCGAAACGAAAATCACCTGTTTACTTTCCTAATGAATAATAAGGTAGGTCTGAAACCTCATACCCCTTATCAGGTAAATACCTTGGTAGCTTATATAGAACCGAAGGCAGAACCCAAAATACGTAAAATACAAGGGCAGGCATACCTTGATTTTCAGGTAGGGCAGTCGGTTATCCGTTCTGATTATCGCCGTAATCCTGAAGAATTAGCTAAAATAAACGAATTAGTAAAAGATGTGATCAATGACCCTGATATAAAGATCAAAAGTTTATTTATCGAAGGATATGCGTCGCCCGAAGGTTCGTACGCAACTAATGACCGTTTGTCGTATGCACGGGCAATAGCTCTGAAAAACTATATGAAAAGTAAATTCGGCTTATCGGAGAGTTTATTTCGGGTGAGTAATGTTGCCGAAGACTGGGATGGACTCAAAGTATTGATACCAAACAGTAATGTTACACATCAGGATGAGATAATAGAAATAATAGATAATACAGACATTTTTGAAGGGCGCGAACTGAAATTGATGAAATTGGCAAACGGTGTACCTTATAGAAGCATGTTGAACGAATTATTCCCTCAATTAAGACGTGTTGAATACCAGATTAATTTCATGGTGAAGGATTATACGCTGAGTGAAGCTAAAAATTTACTCGGAAAGAAAGAATCTCAACTTAGTCAACTTGAGCTTTTTCAAATAGCACAAAGCTTTGGCGAAAGCAATAACGAGTTTGTAGAGATATTGGGCGAAATAATTCCTAAATATTATCCGGATGATCAAACAGCAAATAACAATGCAGCTGCTGTTCAGATAAAAAATAAAGAATTCTCTCTAGCTAAAAGAACTTTATCAGAGGCTGGTACTAATCCGTCAACATTAAATAACATGGCAATAATTCTTTTACAAGAAGGCAACCTGGATAATGCCGAAAAACTATTCAAAAAAGCTTTAGAAGGAGGCTCCATTGAAGCACATCATAATTTACGTGAGTTAAAACTGAAACGTGAAGACAATGTGAAATTGGAACGATATAAAAGTAAGTAA
- a CDS encoding DUF3575 domain-containing protein: MSLFLLCFFTFPMLSAQDQKVTIAVNNTPLNDVFAQIESQTKYSFAFVNSSFDATRKVTISVQNTDLSVVLDKLLKGTGYSYTIRKGRIFLSPVKVEKKEEKLITAKNIEEKPIVSVKTGTKTKNIDVEPLFISEKKNIDAEPLSTVKDSLDINKTVEILNRLADQKLTYSKTPLWAVKSNLLLDLTGSISLGAEVKTGERYSFDLSVSYNPWEFNVNRNWKHILVQPEIRYWLCEPFNGHFFGLHGLYAHYNLSGLPFSDYMKNSRLQGDLYGVGLSYGYQWSLSKRWSIEGSFGVGYVHASYDRYACKTCRDYIGSESKNYFAPTKASLSLIYFIK, translated from the coding sequence ATGTCACTTTTTTTACTTTGCTTTTTTACTTTTCCGATGCTTTCGGCACAAGACCAAAAAGTGACTATTGCGGTAAATAATACTCCATTGAATGATGTATTTGCTCAAATAGAATCTCAAACAAAATATTCTTTTGCTTTTGTCAATTCAAGTTTTGATGCAACACGTAAAGTAACGATATCCGTTCAGAATACAGATTTGAGCGTAGTATTAGATAAATTACTAAAAGGTACCGGTTATTCTTACACTATAAGAAAAGGTCGTATTTTTTTATCCCCGGTTAAGGTAGAAAAAAAAGAGGAAAAATTGATAACGGCTAAAAATATTGAAGAAAAGCCAATTGTATCTGTTAAAACAGGAACTAAGACAAAGAATATAGATGTAGAACCTCTATTTATCTCTGAAAAGAAGAATATAGATGCAGAACCTTTATCTACAGTAAAAGATTCTTTAGATATAAACAAAACAGTCGAGATATTGAATCGTTTAGCTGATCAGAAGCTAACTTATTCAAAAACACCTCTATGGGCTGTCAAAAGCAACTTGTTACTAGACCTGACGGGTTCTATCAGCCTTGGTGCAGAAGTCAAGACAGGAGAAAGATATAGTTTTGATTTATCAGTCAGCTACAATCCTTGGGAATTTAATGTTAATAGAAACTGGAAACATATACTCGTTCAACCAGAGATACGCTATTGGTTATGTGAACCTTTCAACGGTCATTTTTTTGGATTACACGGACTTTATGCCCATTATAATTTGTCGGGACTTCCGTTCTCGGATTATATGAAGAATAGTCGCTTGCAAGGAGATCTGTATGGTGTCGGCTTAAGTTATGGATACCAATGGAGTTTATCCAAACGCTGGTCGATTGAAGGAAGCTTCGGAGTAGGGTATGTTCATGCCAGTTATGATAGATATGCTTGTAAAACCTGTAGAGATTATATAGGTAGTGAGAGTAAAAATTACTTTGCACCTACTAAAGCATCATTGTCTCTGATCTATTTTATTAAGTAA
- a CDS encoding Mfa1 family fimbria major subunit (Members of this family are fimbrial shaft proteins (major subunit proteins), found in the Bacteriodetes. The family is named for Mfa1 from Porphyromonas gingivalis, and is related to but distinct from the family of FimA from the species.) gives MKVFFNYLMATAVLAAGFTSCSNDDDITGNGGNPIQTGKATTFTLSIAQPKTYAADPNATVDETKMNTVDVFIFNDADVFEKRERLNGSDFTPSTSNEYTANRTIATTVGAKKIYVGVNLSDELARDVASRGLTAIQQVSSANDLMNPTNGFAMFNKVASIATFVESTDPTASTANKVSATVARLLAKVSVEKGAALQYNVLGGTVSDLQFSLSNITKLYYMLPSVSGYSPASTLADFYKENSYKAVNASGTAITAGNVSYALENASAQSLEGFSTYASIRAKFLPSKVVKLATAGNGASGLVNETTPATPQTFYVVVNAGVKYYFLSQADAADYNTEINGGSASTMITYTDGYCYYKAYLNPAVDYNIYRNNLYKVNITAVNGVGEGGDNIIDPTHPISKPTNITVDIVVEPWVENTQDTEI, from the coding sequence ATGAAAGTATTTTTTAATTATTTAATGGCAACAGCTGTCTTGGCAGCAGGTTTCACAAGTTGTTCAAACGATGACGATATAACTGGTAACGGTGGTAATCCGATTCAAACTGGTAAAGCAACAACATTCACGCTTTCGATAGCTCAACCAAAAACATATGCAGCAGATCCAAATGCTACGGTTGACGAAACTAAAATGAACACAGTGGATGTATTTATCTTTAACGATGCTGATGTATTTGAAAAACGTGAGCGTTTAAACGGTTCAGATTTTACTCCTTCTACAAGCAATGAATACACTGCTAACAGAACAATTGCTACAACTGTGGGAGCTAAGAAAATTTATGTAGGTGTTAACTTATCTGACGAATTAGCAAGAGATGTTGCAAGCAGAGGCTTGACAGCAATACAACAAGTATCAAGTGCAAATGATCTTATGAATCCTACAAACGGATTTGCGATGTTTAACAAAGTGGCTTCAATCGCAACATTTGTAGAATCTACCGATCCTACTGCTTCAACAGCTAACAAAGTATCTGCAACTGTAGCACGTTTATTAGCTAAAGTATCAGTAGAAAAAGGAGCGGCACTACAGTATAATGTACTGGGTGGAACTGTTTCAGACTTACAGTTTTCGTTAAGTAATATTACAAAATTGTATTATATGCTTCCTAGCGTATCAGGCTATAGCCCTGCCAGCACACTAGCTGATTTCTATAAAGAAAATTCTTATAAAGCGGTTAATGCATCTGGTACTGCTATTACTGCCGGCAATGTATCCTATGCTTTAGAAAATGCATCTGCTCAAAGTCTTGAAGGATTTTCAACTTATGCTTCTATCCGTGCTAAATTCTTACCAAGTAAAGTAGTGAAATTAGCTACAGCAGGAAATGGCGCTAGCGGATTGGTTAACGAAACAACTCCGGCTACTCCTCAAACATTTTATGTGGTAGTAAATGCAGGTGTGAAATATTACTTCTTAAGTCAAGCGGATGCAGCTGATTACAATACTGAAATAAATGGAGGTTCTGCTTCAACGATGATTACTTATACTGACGGATATTGCTACTACAAAGCATATTTGAATCCTGCTGTAGATTACAACATCTATCGTAATAACCTTTATAAAGTAAACATTACAGCTGTTAATGGTGTCGGTGAAGGTGGTGATAACATTATTGATCCTACTCACCCAATCTCTAAGCCAACTAACATTACTGTAGATATCGTAGTTGAACCTTGGGTTGAAAATACTCAAGATACTGAGATCTAA
- a CDS encoding MarC family protein, whose protein sequence is MSISNLLFIFSSSFMALFPVINPLGNSFIVNGFLTGLNDQQRKSAIRKIVTNYLLIGIGTLVIGHLFLLLFGLAIPVIQLGGGILICKTAMALLSDAGTTSNDEPKQTLDNPKWKEIERKLFYPITFPMSIGPGSISVIFTLMASASIKGSFIKTGINYSVIALAIICMASMLYIFLSQGRKMMEKLGTAGNLIINKLVAFFTFCIGIQIIVTGISTIFHVDIL, encoded by the coding sequence ATGTCAATAAGCAATCTGTTATTTATATTTTCGTCATCTTTTATGGCTTTGTTTCCTGTAATAAATCCACTGGGAAATAGTTTTATTGTGAATGGATTTTTAACCGGCCTGAATGATCAGCAACGAAAATCAGCTATTCGGAAAATTGTTACAAACTACCTTTTGATCGGTATAGGAACTTTAGTAATAGGGCATCTGTTTTTATTACTTTTCGGTCTGGCTATCCCCGTTATACAGTTGGGTGGGGGAATACTTATCTGCAAAACAGCAATGGCATTGCTCTCTGATGCAGGAACTACAAGTAATGATGAACCTAAACAAACCCTAGATAATCCCAAATGGAAAGAAATAGAACGGAAATTATTTTATCCTATAACTTTTCCGATGAGCATTGGCCCCGGAAGTATATCTGTCATCTTTACCTTAATGGCATCTGCAAGTATTAAAGGCAGTTTTATAAAGACAGGAATAAATTATTCTGTTATTGCTCTTGCTATTATTTGTATGGCGAGTATGCTTTATATATTTCTTAGTCAAGGCCGCAAAATGATGGAAAAACTGGGCACTGCAGGTAACTTGATTATTAATAAATTAGTAGCCTTCTTTACCTTTTGTATCGGTATACAAATAATTGTTACAGGTATATCAACTATTTTCCATGTAGATATTCTGTAA
- a CDS encoding response regulator transcription factor: MKKILVVEDEQRIAELLQKGLEEFGYFVTLAFDGEMGRRLVNSHAYDLIITDIILPHLNGFELCKEIRKVQPHVPIIMLTALGATDDKLDGFDAGADDYMVKPFDLRELNARVNILLKRKGTNESASEADHLEYADIRLDIDTKTVFRDGKEMKLTPKEFNLLRYMMMNTERILSRTEIAEKVWDTHFNTGTNFIDVYINYLRSKIDKGFDKKLIHTRQGLGFILKQEE; the protein is encoded by the coding sequence ATGAAAAAAATACTGGTAGTAGAGGACGAACAACGTATAGCCGAGCTGCTCCAAAAAGGGCTCGAAGAGTTTGGTTATTTTGTAACTTTAGCTTTTGATGGTGAAATGGGGCGACGCCTTGTCAATTCACACGCTTATGACTTGATTATTACAGATATAATTCTACCCCATCTCAATGGTTTTGAATTGTGTAAAGAAATACGCAAAGTACAACCTCACGTACCCATTATCATGCTTACCGCACTGGGTGCCACTGATGATAAATTAGATGGTTTTGACGCAGGAGCCGATGACTACATGGTAAAACCGTTTGATTTGAGGGAATTAAATGCCCGTGTAAATATATTACTAAAAAGAAAAGGCACTAATGAAAGCGCATCTGAAGCCGATCATTTAGAATATGCCGACATTAGACTCGATATAGATACCAAAACGGTATTCAGAGACGGAAAAGAGATGAAGCTCACTCCCAAGGAGTTTAACCTCTTAAGATATATGATGATGAATACAGAAAGGATACTAAGTCGTACGGAAATTGCTGAAAAGGTATGGGACACTCATTTCAATACAGGAACTAATTTTATTGATGTATATATCAATTATTTGAGATCGAAAATAGACAAGGGTTTTGACAAAAAACTAATACATACCCGCCAAGGATTAGGTTTTATATTAAAACAAGAAGAATGA
- a CDS encoding linear amide C-N hydrolase translates to MDWKTELYSNIWVFPRGMERNGETGRNSLKWTSKYGSVVTSAFEIASTDGMNEKGLVANLLWLPESQYPVRDQSKPGLTISAWVQYMLDNFATVNEAVSFAQEDSFQVASDKMPDGSRMATLHLSISDATGDNAIFEYIDGKLIIHHSMDYKVMTNSPTYDKQLALNDYWKSIGGLTFLPGTNRAADRFARASFYVDVIPKTDNEKLAVASVFSVIRNVSVPYGISTPESPEISSTQWRTVSDSKNLTYFFESSLTPNTFWVNLQDMNLEKGAPVLKLSIANGETYNGNTAKDFKVAQPFKFLGVQD, encoded by the coding sequence ATGGATTGGAAAACAGAACTATACAGTAATATCTGGGTATTCCCTAGAGGAATGGAAAGAAACGGCGAAACAGGTCGGAATTCATTGAAATGGACATCCAAATATGGCAGTGTAGTAACCTCTGCTTTTGAAATAGCCAGTACTGATGGTATGAACGAAAAAGGATTGGTCGCTAACCTCCTTTGGCTGCCCGAATCGCAATATCCCGTGAGAGATCAGAGCAAACCGGGGCTGACAATTTCCGCTTGGGTACAGTATATGCTGGATAATTTTGCAACAGTAAACGAGGCTGTCTCTTTTGCACAGGAAGATAGTTTTCAGGTAGCATCGGATAAGATGCCCGACGGATCGAGAATGGCAACCTTGCACCTTTCTATATCAGATGCCACAGGCGATAATGCTATTTTCGAATATATAGATGGCAAGTTGATTATTCACCATAGCATGGATTACAAGGTAATGACCAATTCTCCGACGTATGACAAACAACTGGCTTTGAATGATTACTGGAAATCAATCGGAGGATTGACATTCCTGCCCGGAACCAATCGGGCAGCAGACCGTTTTGCCCGTGCCAGTTTTTATGTTGATGTAATCCCTAAAACTGATAACGAAAAATTAGCAGTTGCCAGTGTATTCAGTGTAATTCGAAATGTATCTGTTCCTTACGGAATATCGACTCCCGAAAGCCCTGAAATTTCTTCGACTCAATGGAGAACAGTATCGGACAGTAAAAATCTGACTTACTTTTTTGAATCGAGTCTGACTCCGAATACTTTTTGGGTAAATCTTCAGGATATGAATCTGGAGAAAGGTGCTCCTGTATTGAAACTGTCTATTGCCAATGGCGAAACATACAATGGCAATACAGCGAAAGACTTTAAAGTGGCACAGCCTTTTAAATTTCTGGGAGTACAGGACTGA
- a CDS encoding RNA polymerase sigma-70 factor, translating into MGNQLTDTVIESLQRGSHKAFETIFLKYFPKVKYYINGFVKSVDVAEGLTQNVFLKIWENHESFALTSKGVKGFDSYIYTIAYRQTIDYIRSKQVRESFYNDQIVLYPDLVNTEDEYIAEETMLLVEMEIENMPEKQRIIYKLSRYEGVSNDKIAEQLDLSKRTVENQLSLAMKRIKNVLSFFF; encoded by the coding sequence TTGGGCAATCAGCTAACAGACACGGTAATAGAATCCTTGCAGAGAGGAAGCCATAAAGCATTTGAAACGATATTTCTGAAGTATTTTCCTAAAGTAAAGTATTATATAAACGGCTTTGTTAAATCAGTAGACGTTGCCGAAGGATTAACTCAGAATGTATTTCTCAAAATTTGGGAAAATCATGAATCGTTTGCTCTGACCTCTAAAGGGGTTAAAGGCTTTGATTCTTATATATATACGATAGCCTATCGGCAAACTATCGATTACATTCGAAGCAAGCAGGTACGTGAGTCATTTTATAATGACCAGATAGTATTATATCCGGATTTAGTTAATACAGAGGATGAATATATTGCAGAAGAAACCATGCTGCTAGTTGAAATGGAGATCGAGAATATGCCCGAAAAACAACGGATTATATATAAGTTGAGTCGATATGAAGGGGTATCTAATGATAAAATTGCCGAACAGCTGGATCTGAGTAAAAGAACAGTTGAAAATCAATTGAGTTTGGCAATGAAAAGGATTAAAAATGTCTTGTCATTTTTTTTCTGA